A single Streptomyces sp. 2114.4 DNA region contains:
- a CDS encoding iron ABC transporter permease has product MLVDSPPEAAAAPAPAPPGRRHLLRSAGLVASLAVLAVVAVLGIAVGAKQIPLDQVWHGVFHYSGSDTDVVIRDVRVPRTLLGLIIGAALGLAGTVMQALTRNPLADPGVLGINAGASAAVVSAISFFGVTSLSGYVWFAFAGAAVVSVAVYVLGGTRGATPVRLALAGTALTAVLVGYINAVNLMDTAALDKMRFWTVGSLASATLPTVGRIAPFLAVGGVLALLLARPLNALALGDDQARALGARLTRTRVLAMLAVTLLCGGATAACGPIVYVGLMVPHVVRAITGPDMRWILPYSAVLSPVLLLGADVLGRVVARPGELQVGIVTAVVGGPVFIYLVRRRRMAQL; this is encoded by the coding sequence GTGTTGGTTGACAGTCCCCCCGAAGCGGCAGCGGCCCCGGCCCCCGCGCCCCCCGGAAGACGGCATCTCCTGCGCTCCGCGGGGCTGGTGGCCTCCCTCGCCGTACTGGCCGTGGTCGCCGTCCTCGGTATCGCCGTGGGCGCGAAACAGATCCCCCTCGACCAGGTGTGGCACGGGGTGTTCCACTACTCCGGCTCCGACACCGATGTGGTCATCCGCGATGTCCGTGTTCCCCGCACCCTGCTCGGCCTGATCATCGGTGCCGCGCTCGGCCTGGCCGGCACGGTCATGCAGGCGCTGACCCGGAACCCCCTGGCGGACCCGGGAGTTCTCGGCATCAACGCCGGCGCCTCGGCCGCGGTCGTCTCCGCCATCAGCTTCTTCGGCGTCACCTCGCTGAGCGGCTATGTGTGGTTCGCGTTCGCCGGCGCCGCGGTGGTCTCCGTCGCGGTGTACGTCCTCGGCGGCACCCGCGGCGCCACACCCGTACGGCTCGCCCTCGCCGGCACCGCGCTGACCGCCGTCCTCGTCGGCTACATCAACGCCGTCAATCTGATGGACACCGCGGCCCTGGACAAGATGCGCTTCTGGACGGTGGGTTCGCTGGCCTCGGCCACCCTGCCGACGGTCGGCCGGATCGCGCCATTTCTCGCCGTGGGGGGTGTCCTCGCGCTGCTGCTCGCCCGGCCGCTGAACGCCCTTGCGCTCGGCGACGACCAGGCGCGGGCGCTGGGCGCCCGGCTGACCCGCACCCGGGTGCTGGCGATGCTCGCGGTCACCCTGCTGTGCGGCGGGGCGACCGCCGCCTGCGGCCCGATCGTCTATGTGGGCCTGATGGTGCCGCATGTCGTACGGGCCATCACCGGGCCCGATATGCGCTGGATCCTGCCGTACTCCGCGGTGCTGTCGCCGGTCCTGCTGCTCGGCGCCGATGTGCTCGGCAGGGTGGTGGCCCGGCCCGGTGAGCTGCAGGTCGGCATCGTCACGGCCGTCGTCGGCGGCCCGGTCTTCATCTATCTCGTACGGCGTCGGAGGATGGCCCAGCTGTGA
- a CDS encoding ABC transporter substrate-binding protein codes for MSTFRSVTPSRRGFLATGGALGIGALLAACGGNKDSGGTNSGAPTGPWSFTDDRKQKASLKNTPRRIVAFTGTAAALHDFGIDDQIVGVFGPTELKNGKPDPQAGDLDVDKLTIIGNAYNQFNVEKYAALRPDLLVTNMYEPGALWFVPDDSKDKITKLAQSVALTSSRVPLIKIIERYAELAGSLGADLKATKVTDAKARFEKASEALRKAARSHPVKVLACSGSPDLFYASNPGINADLMYYKSLGVDLIVPDHLDKGGYFESLSWENADKYKADVLLLDNRTATLQPKDLAAKPSWSKLPAVKAGQITPWSSEPRFSYAGAAPLIEALARAIEGAKKAN; via the coding sequence ATGAGCACGTTCCGTAGCGTCACCCCGTCCCGTCGCGGCTTCCTGGCCACGGGCGGTGCCCTCGGCATCGGCGCCCTGCTCGCCGCCTGCGGCGGGAACAAGGACTCGGGCGGCACCAACAGCGGTGCCCCTACGGGCCCTTGGTCGTTCACCGACGACCGTAAGCAGAAAGCCTCCCTGAAGAACACCCCCCGGCGCATCGTTGCCTTCACCGGCACCGCGGCCGCCCTGCACGACTTCGGGATCGACGACCAGATCGTCGGCGTCTTCGGCCCCACCGAGCTCAAGAACGGCAAGCCCGACCCGCAGGCCGGTGACCTGGACGTCGACAAGCTCACCATCATCGGCAACGCCTACAACCAGTTCAACGTCGAGAAGTACGCGGCGCTGCGCCCCGATCTGCTGGTCACCAACATGTACGAGCCGGGCGCGCTGTGGTTCGTACCGGACGACAGCAAGGACAAGATCACCAAGCTCGCCCAGTCCGTCGCCCTCACCTCCTCCCGCGTCCCGCTCATCAAGATCATCGAGCGCTACGCCGAGCTGGCCGGGTCGCTCGGCGCCGATCTGAAGGCCACGAAGGTCACCGACGCCAAGGCCCGCTTCGAGAAGGCGTCCGAGGCACTGCGCAAGGCCGCGAGGTCCCACCCGGTCAAGGTGCTCGCCTGCTCCGGCAGCCCCGACCTCTTCTACGCCTCCAACCCCGGCATCAACGCCGACCTCATGTACTACAAGTCCCTCGGCGTGGATCTGATCGTCCCCGACCATCTGGACAAGGGCGGCTACTTCGAGAGCCTGAGCTGGGAGAACGCCGACAAGTACAAGGCCGACGTCCTCCTGCTGGACAACCGGACCGCGACCCTCCAGCCCAAGGACCTGGCCGCCAAGCCCTCCTGGTCCAAGCTGCCCGCCGTCAAGGCCGGCCAGATCACCCCCTGGTCGAGCGAGCCGCGCTTCTCCTACGCGGGCGCCGCGCCGCTCATCGAAGCGCTCGCCAGGGCGATCGAGGGCGCCAAGAAGGCCAACTGA
- a CDS encoding siderophore-interacting protein, which produces MTTTVAPSTAPFRFFDVHVVRSRRLGPSMVRITFGGERLAELASGGRDQRFKLFLPQPHQDRPVFDDTGDDWYTAWRAQDPAERAVMRSYTIREQRHEPAEFDVDFALHGAGPDSAVTAGGPASRWAARARPGDRLTVLAPAVEDNGGVDFRPPAGTDWILLTGDETALPAIAGILSWLSPGTRAEVWLEIAHEDDRQRLSTFADADIRWLVRDEAAAGRGEPVLDALRTAELPEGTPYAWIAGEAGTVKAVRRHLVRERGIDRRAVKFTGYWRRGATEEDLIAELTAAAAATTAAGEN; this is translated from the coding sequence ATGACCACGACCGTCGCCCCGTCCACCGCACCGTTCCGCTTCTTCGATGTGCACGTCGTCCGGTCCAGGCGGCTGGGCCCCTCCATGGTGCGGATCACCTTCGGCGGCGAACGGCTCGCGGAACTGGCCTCCGGCGGCCGCGACCAGCGCTTCAAGCTCTTCCTCCCGCAGCCCCACCAGGACCGGCCGGTCTTCGACGACACCGGCGACGACTGGTACACCGCCTGGCGGGCACAGGATCCGGCCGAGCGTGCGGTGATGCGCTCGTACACGATCCGCGAACAGCGCCACGAACCGGCGGAGTTCGATGTCGACTTCGCGCTGCACGGCGCCGGTCCTGACAGCGCCGTCACGGCGGGCGGCCCCGCCTCCCGCTGGGCCGCCCGGGCCCGGCCCGGCGACCGGCTGACCGTCCTCGCCCCCGCCGTCGAGGACAACGGCGGCGTCGACTTCCGGCCACCTGCCGGCACCGACTGGATTCTGCTCACCGGCGACGAGACGGCGCTGCCCGCGATCGCCGGCATCCTGTCCTGGCTCTCCCCCGGCACCCGGGCCGAGGTCTGGCTCGAGATCGCGCACGAGGACGACCGGCAGCGGCTTTCGACCTTCGCCGACGCCGACATCCGCTGGCTCGTCCGGGACGAGGCGGCCGCCGGGCGCGGCGAGCCGGTGCTCGACGCGCTGCGCACCGCCGAGCTGCCCGAGGGCACCCCGTACGCCTGGATCGCCGGTGAGGCCGGGACCGTCAAGGCGGTGCGCAGGCACCTCGTCCGCGAGCGCGGCATCGACCGCAGGGCGGTGAAGTTCACCGGCTACTGGCGCCGCGGCGCCACCGAGGAGGATCTGATCGCGGAGCTGACCGCCGCGGCCGCGGCGACGACGGCGGCCGGGGAGAACTGA
- a CDS encoding iron chelate uptake ABC transporter family permease subunit, translating into MSASMRPGKGTEENIEPGAEENPEPGAEEHAGPGAGAVVAGGAARGRAGRARRVTVVRTRGGLSVRLDVPAVVAGLVLLAVALAAAVALIGSGDYPMTPAEVIATLTGGGDAGQEFIVQDLRLPRVLVGLLVGAAFGIAGAVFQTVSRNPLGSPDVLGFAQGSSVGALVAIVYFPGGTFAVAAGAVVGGVVTGVAIFLLAWKRGIHGYRFVLVGIGASAMLYAMVLYLLTKANIVDATRATTWMTGSLNGRDWDQLWPLAAVCVVLVPLLLLHGRRLRMLEMGDDAASALGVRVERVRIVVLLAAVVLVAAATAAAGPISFVALTAPQLARRLSLPRFLRGAGSGAPLPGPNLLLSALMGAVLLVAADWAAQRVFGADQLPVGVLTGVLGGGYLLWLLATERRAGRI; encoded by the coding sequence GTGAGCGCGAGTATGCGGCCCGGGAAGGGCACCGAGGAGAACATCGAGCCGGGCGCCGAGGAGAACCCCGAGCCGGGCGCCGAAGAGCACGCCGGGCCGGGCGCCGGGGCGGTGGTGGCGGGCGGTGCCGCGCGCGGCCGGGCGGGGCGGGCCCGGCGGGTCACGGTGGTGCGCACCAGGGGCGGACTTTCGGTGCGCCTGGACGTGCCCGCCGTGGTGGCCGGGCTGGTGCTGCTGGCCGTCGCGCTGGCGGCCGCCGTCGCCCTGATCGGCTCCGGCGACTACCCGATGACCCCGGCCGAAGTGATCGCCACCCTGACCGGCGGCGGCGATGCCGGCCAGGAGTTCATCGTGCAGGACCTGCGGCTGCCGCGGGTGCTGGTGGGGTTGCTGGTCGGCGCCGCGTTCGGGATCGCCGGGGCGGTCTTCCAGACCGTTTCGCGCAATCCGCTGGGCAGCCCGGACGTCCTCGGCTTCGCCCAGGGGTCGTCCGTCGGCGCGCTGGTCGCCATCGTCTACTTCCCAGGCGGGACCTTCGCGGTCGCCGCCGGAGCGGTCGTCGGCGGCGTGGTCACCGGCGTCGCCATCTTCCTGCTCGCCTGGAAGCGCGGTATCCACGGCTACCGCTTCGTGCTCGTCGGGATCGGCGCGAGCGCCATGCTGTACGCGATGGTGCTCTACCTCCTGACCAAGGCGAACATCGTCGACGCGACCCGGGCCACCACCTGGATGACCGGTTCCCTCAACGGCCGCGACTGGGACCAGCTGTGGCCGCTGGCCGCCGTCTGCGTCGTCCTCGTCCCGCTGCTGCTGCTCCACGGGCGTCGGCTGCGCATGCTGGAGATGGGCGATGACGCCGCGAGCGCCCTGGGCGTACGCGTCGAGCGGGTCCGTATCGTCGTGCTGCTGGCGGCGGTCGTGCTCGTCGCCGCCGCCACCGCCGCGGCCGGGCCGATCTCCTTCGTGGCGCTGACCGCACCCCAGCTGGCCCGGCGGCTCTCCCTCCCGCGCTTCCTCAGGGGCGCGGGCAGCGGCGCACCCCTGCCCGGCCCCAATCTGCTGCTGTCCGCCCTCATGGGTGCCGTGCTGCTGGTCGCCGCCGACTGGGCCGCCCAGCGGGTCTTCGGCGCCGACCAGCTGCCGGTGGGCGTGCTGACCGGTGTCCTGGGCGGTGGCTATCTGCTGTGGCTGC